From Scophthalmus maximus strain ysfricsl-2021 chromosome 14, ASM2237912v1, whole genome shotgun sequence, one genomic window encodes:
- the bbs5 gene encoding Bardet-Biedl syndrome 5 protein homolog, whose translation MASVLDALWEDRDVRFDITAQQMKTRPGEALIDCLDSIEDTKGNNGDRGRLLVTNLRIIWHSVALPRVNLSVGYNSIINITTRTANSKLRGQTEALYILTKSNNTRFEFIFTNVVPGSPRLFTSVIAVHRAYETSKMYRDLKLRAALIQNKQLRLLPREQVYDKINGVWNLSSDQGNLGTFFITNVRIVWHANMNESFNVSIPYLQIWSIRIRDSKFGLALVIESSRQSGGYVLGFKIDPVDKLQDALKEINSLHKVYSANPIFGVDYEMEEKPQPLEELTVEQPPDDVEIEPDEQTDAFTAYFADSNKQQDREPVFSEDLGLAIEKLKDGFTLNGLWEVMG comes from the exons ATGGCATCTGTTCTAGATGCTCTCTGGGAAGACAGAGACGTGAGGTTCGACATAACAGCGCA GCAGATGAAGACTCGTCCCGGAGAGGCGCTCATAGACTGCCTGGACTCCATAGAGGACACCAAGGGAAACAACGGAGATCGAG GACGACTGCTGGTCACCAACCTGAGGATCATCTGGCACTCTGTGGCCCTGCCCAGGGTCAATCTGT ctgTGGGTTACAACTCCATCATTAATATCACCACAAGGACAGCTAACTCA AAACTGAGAGGCCAAACAGAAGCCCTCTACATTCTGACAAAGTCCAACAACACACGATTTGAgttcattttcacaaatgtgGTTCCAGGAAGTCCACGCCTCTTTACTTCAGTCATAGCTGTGCACAG AGCCTATGAGACCTCCAAAATGTACAGGGACCTGAAACTGCGAGCTGCTCTCATTCAAAATAAGCAGCTGAGACTTTTGCCCCGGGAGCAAGTGTACGATAAAATTAATGGAGTTTGGAATTTATCCAGTGATCAG GGTAATCTTGGGACTTTCTTCATCACAAATGTACGGATTGTTTGGCATGCCAATATGAATGAGAGCTTCAATGTCAGCATTCCTTACCTCCAGATC TGGTCTATCAGAATAAGAGACTCAAAGTTTGGCTTGGCGTTGGTGATAGAGAGTTCGCGTCAG AGTGGTGGCTACGTGCTCGGATTTAAGATTGACCCTGTGGATAAGCTTCAAGACGCACTTAAGGAAATCAACTCATTGCATAAAGTGTACTCTGCCAACCCTATCTTTGGAGTGGACtatgaaatggaagaaaag CCCCAGCCGCTGGAAGAACTCACCGTTGAACAGCCTCCTGATGATGTGGAAATCGAGCCTGATGAGCAGACCGATGCTTTCACT GCCTACTTTGCTGACAGCAACAAG CAACAAGACCGTGAGCCAGTTTTCTCTGAGGATTTGGGCCTCGCCATTGAAAAGCTAAAAGATGGCTTCACACTTAATGGACTGTGGGAAGTCATGGGCTGA
- the col28a2a gene encoding collagen, type XXVIII, alpha 2a: MFPYFTSVLLVTALTRVWAQDFYEERKAIKKSRTKPLAANIHDGQAILDEDCSLELSFLLDSSESAKDNHEQEKQFAMNVVERLQGVRLQTGRSLGLRVALLQYSSHVITEQTFRDWRGTENFKTQIAPIVYIGHGTYTTYAITNMTKIYLEESSPGSIKVVVLLTDGISHPRNPDIFSAVADAKNQGVKFFTLGITWAASEPTNVAQLRLLASSPASRFLHNLQDQDIVEKIVTEISGLADEGCPLGQRCACEKGERGPSGPAGKKGRSGDDGAPGPKGLKGEAGLSGLPGREGAEGKLGLKGDKGERGECGTPGIKGDRGLEGAVGERGLRGLQGLPGPLGDFGPEGPQGKKGERGPSGPPGIQGETGIGLPGPKGDLGFQGRPGPPGPHGVGEPGLPGPQGPQGVQGDKGPLGEGFPGPKGDRGLPGPRGPRGQQGAGIKGERGELGPPGLSGPTGVTGVGIQGEKGVEGPRGPPGVRGHPGEGLPGPKGDQGLPGEQGAPGERGIGEPGSKGEPGAAGLGGLPGLPGEDGAPGQKGEPGLPGLRGSEGAQGIGIQGEKGDQGMRGIRGLHGPPGISGPSGPKGERGIPGHQGMPGQPGRSISGPKGDAGPSGPTGHVGETGLGLPGPKGDRGHPGSPGPHGPKGEGLPGPVGPPGLPGLPGEPGPEGIGIPGPKGDVGFRGLPGLPGPAGEGLQGPQGNIGRPGSPGPTGPSGEGIQGPKGEPGSQGMTGPRGPQGDGFPGLKGDRGLLGERGMKGTKGDMGDPGVTGEAGKFGAKGEPGLTREDIIKLIKEICGCGIKCKERPMELVFVIDSSESVGPENFEIIKDFVTRLVDRTTVGRNATRIGLVLYSLDVHLEFNLVRYTSKQDVKQAIRKMPYMGEGTYTGTAIRKATQEAFFSARSGVRKVAIVITDGQTDKREPVKLDIAVREAHAANVEMYALGIVNSSDPTQAEFLRELNLIASDPDSEHMYLIDDFNTLPALESQLVSQFCEDENGAILYNRITNGHWNGNNGHGHGINGNNGQGHGITGNNGHVHGINGNNGHGANTNGYNDHGNNGYAYGNNGNSYNHQEENQNQRRTTSRGRGDTFTLPISADPLPVQVVEDDDGEDLDIRAQVLGGSAVAVVNKTTLLSSVRESSVSNEAVVSSSSSSSSSSSTISSSTLGSVSSLNSNHLQPVLTPVLPEASAILDPRCSLSLDQGTCRDYSIRWYYDKQANACAQFWYGGCGGNDNRYDTEDECKKMCVLTAG; the protein is encoded by the exons ATGTTCCCCTACTTTACATCGGTGCTGCTGGTCACAGCACTGACCAGAGTCTGGGCCCAAGACTTTTATGAGGAGAGGAAAGCTATAAAGAAATCCAGGACCAAGCCTCTGGCTGCAAATATCCATGACGGACAAG CCATCCTAGATGAGGACTGTAGCTTGGAGCTCTCCTTCCTGTTGGACAGCTCTGAGAGCGCTAAAGACAATCATGAGCAGGAAAAGCAGTTTGCCATGAACGTGGTGGAGAGACTGCAAGGGGTTCGGCTGCAAACCGGCCGCAGCTTGGGCTTGAGGGTGGCTCTGCTGCAGTACAGCAGTCATGTGATCACAGAGCAAACCTTCAGAGACTGGAGGGGCACCGAGAACTTCAAGACACAGATAGCTCCCATCGTCTACATCGGGCACGGCACCTACACCACCTACGCCATCACCAACATGACCAAGATCTACCTGGAGGAATCCAGTCCTGGCAGCATCAAAGTGGTTGTGCTGCTCACAGATGGCATTTCACACCCAAGGAACCCTGATATCTTCTCCGCTGTCGCTGACGCAAAGAACCAGGGCGTCAAGTTCTTTACTTTGGGCATCACCTGGGCAGCCAGCGAACCCACCAATGTAGCTCAGCTGCGTCTGCTTGCCAGCTCTCCTGCCTCCCGCTTCCTCCATAATTTACAGGACCAAGATATAGTCGAGAAGATCGTCACGGAGATT agtggCTTGGCTGATGAAGGA TGCCCTCTGGGTCAGAGATGTGCttgtgagaaaggggagaggggaCCCAGTGGGCCTGCG GGGAAGAAAGGTCGCTCCGGAGATGACGGAGCCCCCGGGCCTAAAGGGCTAAAG GGTGAGGCAGGATTAAGTGGACTACCCGGACGAGAGGGTGCTGAG GGGAAACTGGGTCTCAAAGGAGATAAG GGTGAGAGGGGTGAGTGTGGCACTCCAGGAATCAAAGGAGACAGG GGTCTTGAGGGTGCAGTTGGTGAAAGAGGACTTAGAGGTCTGCAG GGGTTACCAGGACCACTTGGAGACTTTGGACCAGAGGGTCCTCAGGGAAAGAAG GGTGAACGTGGCCCATCTGGCCCTCCCGGGATTCAAGGGGAAACTGGTATTGGACTCCCTGGACCAAAA GGTGACCTGGGGTTCCAGGGCAGACcaggtcctcctggtcctcATGGAGTGGGTGAACCCGGACTTCCT GGACCTCAGGGACCACAAGGTGTTCAAGGGGACAAAGGACCCCTAGGTGAAGGCTTCCCTGGACCAAAG GGTGATCGGGGGCTCCCGGGACCGAGGGGACCAAGGGGACAGCAGGGTGCAGGAATCAAAGGAGAAAGG GGTGAATTGGGGCCTCCAGGCCTTTCAGGCCCAACTGGAGTAACAGGAGTGGGCATACAGGGAGAAAAG GGGGTTGAGGGCCCAAGAGGTCCACCAGGAGTCAGAGGGCATCCAGGAGAAGGTTTACCTGGACCCAAG GGAGACCAAGGTTTACCAGGAGAGCAGGGAGCTCCAGGAGAGAGAGGCATTGGTGAGCCCGGTTCAAAG GGAGAGCCTGGAGCAGCTGGTTTGGGTGGGCTGCCTGGTCTTCCTGGAGAGGATGGCGCTCCAGGGCAGAAG GGCGAGCCTGGTTTACCTGGTTTAAGAGGGTCTGAGGGAGCACAAGGAATTGGCATTCAAGGGGAGAAA GGCGACCAGGGTATGAGGGGCATCCGTGGATTACATGGGCCTCCAGGGATATCAGGACCCTCAGGACCAAAG GGAGAACGTGGGATACCAGGCCATCAGGGAATGCCAGGGCAGCCAGGACGGTCTATATCAGGtccaaag GGTGATGCAGGTCCCTCTGGGCCCACTGGTCATGTTGGGGAAACAGGCCTTGGACTACCTGGTCCAAAG GGTGATCGTGGTCATCCAGGTTCACCGGGTCCACATGGTCCAAAGGGCGAAGGACTTCCTGGCCCTGTG GGCCCTCCAGGCCTACCAGGCTTACCAGGAGAACCAGGCCCAGAGGGAATTGGAATTCCTGGTCCCAAG GGTGACGTTGGCTTTAGAGGATTGCCAGGTTTGCCCGGCCCAGCCGGAGAAGGCTTGCAAGGACCACAA gGTAATATTGGGAGACCAGGGTCCCCTGGTCCAACTGGACCTTCAGGAGAAGGTATTCAAGGCCCAAAG GGAGAGCCTGGATCTCAAGGTATGACCGGGCCTAGAGGGCCTCAAGGAGACGGCTTTCCTGGCCTTAAG GGTGATCGTGGATTACTCGGTGAGAGGGGAATGAAAGGTACAAAAGGAGATATGGGAGATCCTGGAGTCACTGGTGAAGCA GGAAAGTTCGGAGCAAAAGGAGAACCAGGCCTCACA AGAGAAGACATTATTAAGCTGATCAAAGAAATCTGTG gatgtGGCATCAAGTGCAAGGAAAGGCCGATGGAACTTGTGTTTGTCATTGACAGCTCAGAAAGTGTCGGCCCTGAGAACTTTGAAATCATCAAAGACTTTGTCACACGACTGGTGGATCGGACCACTGTTGGTCGAAACGCCACCAGAATCGGACTGGTCCTCTACAGTCTGGACGTCCATTTGGAGTTCAACTTGGTTCGCTACACGAGCAAACAGGATGTCAAGCAGGCAATCAGAAAAATGCCTTACATGGGCGAGGGCACCTACACTGGCACCGCCATCAGAAAGGCGACTCAGGAGGCTTTCTTCAGCGCTCGGTCTGGAGTCAGAAAAGTAGCCATTGTCATCACTGATGGTCAGACGGACAAGCGAGAGCCTGTCAAGCTTGATATAGCTGTGAGGGAGGCTCATGCTGCCAACGTCGAGATGTACGCCCTGGGGATAGTCAATTCGTCTGATCCTACGCAGGCTGAGTTCCTGCGAGAACTCAACCTCATTGCCTCTGACCCCGACAGTGAACACATGTACCTTATTGATGACTTCAACACTCTACCAG cACTGGAGTCCCAGCTTGTCAGTCAGTTCTGTGAAGATGAAAACGGCGCGATTCTTTACAATCGCATCACAAATGGACACTGGAACGGCAACAATGGGCATGGGCATGGCATTAATGGAAACAATGGACAAGGGCATGGCATTACCGGAAACAATGGACATGTGCATGGCATTAATGGAAACAACGGACATGGTGCTAATACCAATGGATATAATGACCATGGAAATAATGGTTATGCTTATGGAAACAATGGGAATAGTTACAACCACCAAGAGGAGAATCAAAATCAGAGACGCACCACCAGCCGAGGCCGTGGAGACACTTTCACACTGCCCATCAGTGCTGATCCTCTCCCTGTTCAG GTGGTGGAAGATGACGATGGTGAAGATTTGGACATCAGAGCCCAAGTGCTGGGGGGTAGCGCTGTGGCTGTAGTtaacaaaacaacattgttATCATCTGTGagagaaagctctgtctccaATGAGGCAGTTGTGTCCTCATCTtcgtcctcatcttcatcctcatcaacaaTATCTTCATCAACACTGGGTTCAGTTTCATCCTTAAACTCTAATCACTTGCAGCCAGTGTTGACTCCAGTCCTGCCTGAAG CGTCGGCTATTCTTGATCCCCGCTGTAGCCTCAGCCTGGACCAAGGTACCTGCCGAGACTATAGCATCCGCTGGTACTACGACAAGCAGGCCAACGCCTGTGCACAGTTTTGGTATGGAGGCTGTGGCGGAAATGACAACCGCTATGACACAGAGGATGAATGCAAGAAGATGTGTGTCCTCACAG CTggataa
- the LOC118283015 gene encoding LOW QUALITY PROTEIN: ATP synthase subunit beta, mitochondrial-like (The sequence of the model RefSeq protein was modified relative to this genomic sequence to represent the inferred CDS: inserted 1 base in 1 codon) produces MTRRYACCDFVFDPKGCVHSVSGSDPNFTMKKGLRAAPAAQAALANGRIVAAVIGAVVDVRFHEGLPPILNALEVVGRESRPVLEVAQHLGENTVGTIVMEATEGLDTGXPIRIPVGPETLGWIMNVIGEPIGERAPSSTKHEDHEVELFCLFVHVNK; encoded by the exons atgACTCGG CGTTACGCGTGCTGTGACTTTGTGTTCGACCCCAAAGGATGCGTGCACAGTGTGTCAGGGTCAGACCCCAACTTCACCATGAA GAAGGGGTTACGCGCAGCACCAGCTGCTCAGGCTGCTCTGGCCAATGGCCGCATAGTGGCAGCAGTGATCGGTGCCGTGGTGGACGTCCGGTTTCACGAGGGCCTTCCTCCCATCCTCAATGCACTGGAGGTGGTTGGCCGTGAGAGCAGGCCGGTGCTTGAGGTGGCACAGCATTTGG GTGAAAACACAGTCGGGACAATTGTCATGGAAGCTACAGAGGGTCTGGACACGG CCCCCATCAGGATCCCCGTGGGACCTGAGACCTTGGGCTGGATCATGAATGTCATTGGAGAACCCATAGGTGAGAGGGCTCCAAGTAGTACCAAACATGAAGATCATGAAGTGGagttattctgtctgtttgtccatGTCAACAAATAA
- the zgc:172182 gene encoding coiled-coil domain-containing protein 89 isoform X1, whose translation MAAPQRNVENFMKSESEGIVPSHQHMDIVQRSLDKLLSLSAEDATETEMLRSRIDEQSSLICLLKQRADELLLRCQALQKINTELEDGVTDCQKELDSERKKAELKEKRFMDLAANNQAIITFMEDYKTQNDQLKMENKQLQSENHSLFSKKLHDKEVLVQKLMQEIKLLTENYTNKENGYREKLADSQSTLREEATQQKAKMASLLNQLHDTEQQQREAAEMCKDLKLKLESAEEKYALKEINVRKSVTSLTKEKDKLLSLSMERGRVIQEKQEEIQQLERKLKEEKKLRAEAEDRFEQDAEAVDADVKVESLRRALNETTTKYEKLEKDFEAFREHSASLLTQERELNKKLRHMIG comes from the exons ATGGCAGCTCCACAGAGAAACGTTGAAAACTTCATGAAGTCCGAGTCGGAG GGCATTGTTCCTTCTCACCAGCATATGGACATTGTTCAGAGGTCACTGGACAAACTTCTGAGCCTTTCTGCAGAGGACgctacagagacagaaatgctGCGGTCCAGGATAGACGAGCAGTCAAGTCTGATCTGCCTCCTGAAACAGAGGGCAGATGAGCTGCTTCTTCGATGCCAAGCCCTTCAAAAAATCAATACAGAGCTGGAGGACGGAGTAACAGACTGCCAAAAAGAACTGgacagcgagagaaaaaaagctgagTTGAAAGAGAAGAGGTTTATGGATTTAGCTGCCAACAACCAAGCAATTATTACTTTCATGGAGGACTACAAAACTCAAAATGACCAattaaagatggaaaacaaacagctgcagtcaGAAAACCATTCACTTTTCTCCAAAAAATTGCACGATAAAGAAGTGCTTGTGCAAAAACTGATGCAAGAAATAAAACTGCTGACAGAGAAttacacaaataaagaaaatggatATCG GGAGAAATTAGCTGATTCCCAGTCAACACTCCGGGAAGAAGCAACTCAGCAGAAAGCCAAGATGGCATCGCTACTCAATCAATTGCACGACACCGAGCAACAGcaaagagaagctgcagagaTGTGCAAAG ACTTGAAGCTGAAGCTTGAAAGCGCTGAGGAAAAGTACGCCTTGAAGGAGATCAACGTGAGAAAAAGTGTAACAAGCCTTACCAAAGAGAAGGACAAGCTGTTGTCTCTGTCcatggaaagagggagagtgatACAG GAGAAACAAGAGGAAATCcagcagctggagagaaaattgaaagaagagaaaaaactgcGGGCTGAAGCAGAAGACAG GTTTGAACAGGACGCAGAGGCTGTTGACGCAGACGTGAAGGTGGAGTCTCTCCGACGTGCTCTCAATGAAACCACAACAAAGTATGAAAAGCTTGAAAAG GATTTCGAAGCCTTCAGAGAGCACAGTGCCAGCCTCCTTACACAAGAGAGGGAGCTGAATAAGAAACTTCGCCACATGATAGGCTAA
- the zgc:172182 gene encoding coiled-coil domain-containing protein 89 isoform X2, protein MAAPQRNVENFMKSESEHMDIVQRSLDKLLSLSAEDATETEMLRSRIDEQSSLICLLKQRADELLLRCQALQKINTELEDGVTDCQKELDSERKKAELKEKRFMDLAANNQAIITFMEDYKTQNDQLKMENKQLQSENHSLFSKKLHDKEVLVQKLMQEIKLLTENYTNKENGYREKLADSQSTLREEATQQKAKMASLLNQLHDTEQQQREAAEMCKDLKLKLESAEEKYALKEINVRKSVTSLTKEKDKLLSLSMERGRVIQEKQEEIQQLERKLKEEKKLRAEAEDRFEQDAEAVDADVKVESLRRALNETTTKYEKLEKDFEAFREHSASLLTQERELNKKLRHMIG, encoded by the exons ATGGCAGCTCCACAGAGAAACGTTGAAAACTTCATGAAGTCCGAGTCGGAG CATATGGACATTGTTCAGAGGTCACTGGACAAACTTCTGAGCCTTTCTGCAGAGGACgctacagagacagaaatgctGCGGTCCAGGATAGACGAGCAGTCAAGTCTGATCTGCCTCCTGAAACAGAGGGCAGATGAGCTGCTTCTTCGATGCCAAGCCCTTCAAAAAATCAATACAGAGCTGGAGGACGGAGTAACAGACTGCCAAAAAGAACTGgacagcgagagaaaaaaagctgagTTGAAAGAGAAGAGGTTTATGGATTTAGCTGCCAACAACCAAGCAATTATTACTTTCATGGAGGACTACAAAACTCAAAATGACCAattaaagatggaaaacaaacagctgcagtcaGAAAACCATTCACTTTTCTCCAAAAAATTGCACGATAAAGAAGTGCTTGTGCAAAAACTGATGCAAGAAATAAAACTGCTGACAGAGAAttacacaaataaagaaaatggatATCG GGAGAAATTAGCTGATTCCCAGTCAACACTCCGGGAAGAAGCAACTCAGCAGAAAGCCAAGATGGCATCGCTACTCAATCAATTGCACGACACCGAGCAACAGcaaagagaagctgcagagaTGTGCAAAG ACTTGAAGCTGAAGCTTGAAAGCGCTGAGGAAAAGTACGCCTTGAAGGAGATCAACGTGAGAAAAAGTGTAACAAGCCTTACCAAAGAGAAGGACAAGCTGTTGTCTCTGTCcatggaaagagggagagtgatACAG GAGAAACAAGAGGAAATCcagcagctggagagaaaattgaaagaagagaaaaaactgcGGGCTGAAGCAGAAGACAG GTTTGAACAGGACGCAGAGGCTGTTGACGCAGACGTGAAGGTGGAGTCTCTCCGACGTGCTCTCAATGAAACCACAACAAAGTATGAAAAGCTTGAAAAG GATTTCGAAGCCTTCAGAGAGCACAGTGCCAGCCTCCTTACACAAGAGAGGGAGCTGAATAAGAAACTTCGCCACATGATAGGCTAA